Proteins encoded within one genomic window of Bombus pyrosoma isolate SC7728 linkage group LG13, ASM1482585v1, whole genome shotgun sequence:
- the LOC122574046 gene encoding uncharacterized protein LOC122574046 isoform X1 → MVQRAACSIEANTFSNGVRISDREGRTSDVVATEASVDHKSRNVHEAGRGNARFSLFKWFKRSGNRESTVDKRRKTIDKYGDNENGRQRSVSSSAESVDTFYSTTTVRSFAFHTGTLSSYNGLSLDILEQAAEVGPFAAGASKVAVGNKENELADVACTLPTNAHSHRRDITARYSLQPSTTFNSCGNLPLPDRRLLESLRRLDDRKNHYSVNSTRRRVHVKGKRRAPNPPVTSIKATEVDARETSRNSSRRKRRAPKPPEKIVDSNSPEKKCENQITDGGMDVEKPADTEDAQTLSNDTLVLQGGVLMPKRELKRSTKEKNTKDTSASSSDIAVLQDNQTVAPGIGTLSTAMPRPWYKRSVFEHSRDSGASRRGDVLRGPTSSTIEIKEECAATNTASSTSYSVDASLSRRSFFHRGGQTEDRKKEAKRRSGLSILTNISELDKEAAAIVQEEQARARASMLLKSSKFVDAFEKRNDMNEELVQDIVTSAMESSSPRRGTRALISKFNAISNITKVTVNANFFARNARDQQPAKFERDVVRNAKAFEHANDWKDHPRFSVPSASGQTSHIEKDISRYFPPQQKTSRNRSENTEMGEKVSGAKGSSIKEQSDRLVSETSNRISFLQSQLAANRMNDQVAQKDSAMSVMEEKIRSRQEVLGEKKEKETKANNEDQRRPLFPRSSVEAKEHTTLNIFEEPKKLDRQRIDGVQKEFSDIFDEIDKQLRMKELELIDRRATRTNATATNQRSKVHEEEAGISSKVTKVLDILVEAEKDAKTKSGILPEKSIAVEDTFRPTEPNAKTKSTKTRSPLLNTIEDPITTDLKEMLKEMKHSLPKRSKPGKIVTRNTDVTEKLAPEKEVAAGPSKTTYFVSAVTKVQNIALQNDYEPDKQKVSCSVQTSGNIRRLNQPSTSAEQPSTSGWKQENVLYKTSGKNLGGSGLVKNTFQLIRPRDFAEIEATKTTRTPAFNENTYANVIEQSIYANARVTPSPKHTGSERNIVTKIDNTSEMPKTPPVIERKFITKEDTFEGSEEDDNSAEKNMNTLAINRLLRKLEAAIASGHHQQAAGLAKELARLKIHCSVIRQRSARLKDQLIKVNMYIEDKLAHQGPIPLQLPSRMTVAELKAKIHTEFEIPTNVQRWIIGKNLADRDEATLNELQAVNGSPIFLYLVAPELRPENMVRVEKDNAAEEVSNVINDDTSTSAEVLQIVEEDPEEVKEPQGTEERNTPVEVKMDRYEELISLENCDVIPNSEPIECPVCFVTYGPREGVILRDCLHMFCRSCIVNTIRYCEEAEVKCPYRDSQYTCESTLQEREIKALVEPEIYQQHLAKSIAQAENNAGNNAFHCKTPDCPGWCIYDDDVNNFLCPVCGANNCLTCQAIHTGKNCKQYQQELRLSKETDQESRRTAEMLEEMVDRGEALACPTCAVVLMKKWGCDWLRCSMCKTEICWVTRGPRWGPGGKGDTSGGCRCGENGVKCHPRCNYCH, encoded by the exons ATGGTACAGCGAGCCGCATGCAGCATCGAGGCGAACACATTCTCTAATGGCGTACGGATCAGCGACCGGGAAGGAAGAACGTCGGACGTCGTCGCGACGGAAGCGTCCGTAGACCACAAGTCGCGTAACGTTCACGAGGCAGGACGTGGGAACGCGAGATTCTCCTTGTTCAAGTGGTTCAAACGGTCCGGTAATCGCGAATCAACGGTGGACAAAAGGCGAAAAACCATCGATAAATACGGAGATAATGAAAACGGCCGGCAACGAAGCGTATCGTCGAGCGCGGAAAGCGTAGACACATTTTATAGTACCACCACGGTTCGTAGTTTTGCCTTTCACACTGGCACCTTGAGCAGTTACAATGGATTATCGTTAGACATACTAGAGCAAGCGGCCGAAGTTGGCCCCTTCGCGGCTGGAGCTTCGAAGGTTGCAGTTGGCAACAAAGAGAACGAGTTAGCGGATGTTGCCTGCACGCTACCTACGAACGCTCATTCTCATAGAAGAGACATAACCGCGAGATACTCGCTACAGCCGTCGACTACCTTCAATTCCTGCGGAAATTTGCCGCTTCCCGATCGACGATTGTTGGAATCGTTGAGAAGGCTAGACGATCGAAAGAATCATTACAGCGTAAACTCCACCCGTAGAAGGGTACACGTGAAGGGGAAACGACGCGCACCGAATCCTCCAGTGACTTCGATCAAAGCAACAGAGGTAGATGCACGCGAAACATCGAGGAACAGCAGCAGGCGAAAGCGACGCGCGCCGAAACCACCGGAGAAGATCGTCGATAGTAATTCGCCTGAGAAAAAGTGCGAGAATCAGATTACCGATGGCGGAATGGACGTAGAAAAACCAGCAGACACCGAAGACGCGCAAACTCTGAGCAACGACACGCTAGTCCTTCAAGGAGGCGTTCTAATGCCGAAAAGGGAATTGAAACGAAGTACGAAGGAGAAGAACACGAAGGACACGAGTGCCAGTTCGTCGGACATCGCTGTTCTTCAAGACAACCAGACTGTGGCGCCCGGTATTGGGACTCTGAGCACCGCCATGCCACGACCTTGGTATAAACGGAGCGTCTTCGAACATTCTCGGGATTCCGGAGCGTCCAGGAGGGGCGATGTCCTCCGGGGGCCAACAAGCTCGacgatcgaaataaaagaagaatgtgCTGCCACGAACACGGCTTCTTCCACGAGCTACTCCGTGGACGCGTCTTTGTCTAGGCGGAGCTTCTTCCATCGTGGCGGACAAACGGAGGATAGGAAGAAGGAAGCAAAACGAAGATCCGGCCTGTCGATTTTAACGAACATCAGCGAACTTGACAAAGAAGCCGCAGCGATCGTACAAGAGGAACAAGCACGAGCGAGAGCCTCTATGCTATTGAAATCTTCGAAATTCGTAGATGCTTTCGAGAAAAGGAACGATATGAACGAGGAGCTCGTTCAAGACATCGTCACGTCGGCAATGGAAAGTTCGTCGCCCAGACGTGGCACGCGAGCTCTGATTTCCAAGTTCAACGCCATCAGTAACATAACCAAGGTCACGGTGAATGCCAATTTCTTCGCAAGGAACGCCAGGGACCAGCAGCCGGCAAAGTTCGAACGAGACGTAGTGAGAAATGCGAAGGCCTTCGAGCATGCCAACGATTGGAAGGATCATCCGAGATTTTCGGTTCCGTCTGCAAGCGGACAGACTAGTCACATCGAAAAAGATATATCTAGATACTTTCCACCACAACAGAAGACATCTAGAAATCGGTCAGAGAATACGGAAATGGGTGAGAAAGTTTCGGGAGCAAAGGGTAGTTCGATCAAGGAGCAGAGCGATCGACTGGTCAGTGAAACTTCCAACAGAATATCGTTCTTGCAGAGTCAACTGGCTGCAAATAGAATGAACGATCAGGTCGCTCAGAAGGATAGCGCGATGTCcgtaatggaagaaaaaattagaTCCAGACAGGAAGTCCTCGgtgaaaagaaggaaaaggaaacaaaagcGAATAACGAGGACCAACGAAGACCCTTGTTTCCTCGTAGCTCCGTGGAAGCTAAGGAACACACAACTTTAAACATCTTTGAGGAACCAAAGAAGCTGGACAGACAACGTATCGATGGCGTTCAAAAAGAATTCTCGGATATATTCGACGAGATCGACAAGCAATTGCGTATGAAAGAGTTGGAGCTTATTGATCGTAGGGCGACCCGCACAAACGCGACAGCCACTAATCAGAGAAGCAAAGTTCACGAGGAAGAAGCCGGAATATCAAGTAAGGTAACTAAAGTGCTCGATATCCTGGTCGAGGCGGAGAAAGACGCCAAGACAAAGAGCGGCATACTGCCAGAAAAATCGATAGCCGTCGAGGATACCTTTCGTCCGACCGAACCGAACGCGAAAACGAAATCGACTAAGACCAGGTCACCGTTATTGAACACCATCGAGGATCCAATTACAACGGATTTAAAGGAGATGTTGAAGGAAATGAAACACTCGTTACCAAAGCGTTCGAAGCCGGGCAAGATTGTGACACGTAACACCGACGTGACTGAGAAACTGGCTCCGGAAAAAGAGGTAGCGGCTGGCCCTAGCAAGACTACGTATTTCGTTTCCGCTGTAACGAAGGTCCAGAATATAGCGCTGCAAAATGATTACGAGCCCGACAAACAGAAGGTATCGTGTTCCGTACAAACTAGTGGAAATATACGAAGATTGAATCAGCCTTCTACATCCGCGGAACAACCGTCCACCTCGGGTTGGAAACAAGAAAACGTCCTATACAAAACATCCGGGAAGAATTTAGGTGGTTCAGGATTGGTGAAAAATACGTTCCAGCTCATACGACCACGAGATTTTGCTGAAATCGAAGCAACAAAAACGACGAGAACACCCGCGTTCAACGAAAACACTTACGCCAATGTGATCGAACAATCGATCTACGCGAATGCACGTGTTACTCCCTCGCCCAAACATACCGGTTCCGAGCGAAATATCGTTACGAAAATTGATAATACCAGTGAAATGCCGAAAACACCGCCCGTAATTGAACGAAAATTCATTACGAAGGAAGATACGTTCGAAGGTAGTGAAGAAG ATGACAATTCAGCGGAAAAGAATATGAACACGCTGGCCATAAACCGATTACTCAGAAAGCTAGAAGCGGCTATTGCATCTGGCCATCACCAACAAGCGGCTGGTTTAGCAAAGGAACTAGCACGGCTTAAGATCCATTGTTCCGTGATTCGGCAACGATCAGCCCGTCTCAAAGATCAGTTGATTAAAGTCAATATGTACATTGAGGACAAGCTTGCCCACCAGGGACCGATACCACTTCAG CTACCCAGCAGAATGACGGTGGCCGAGTTGAAAGCAAAGATACACACGGAATTCGAGATACCAACGAACGTGCAACGATGGATCATTGGTAAAAATTTAGCGGATCGCGATGAGGCGACTCTAAACGAATTACAGGCTGTAAATGGCTCTCCGATATTTTTGTACCTCGTGGCTCCAg AATTAAGACCTGAAAATATGGTACGAGTGGAGAAAGATAATGCTGCAGAGGAAGTATCAAATGTGATAAACGATGATACAAGCACGTCTGCGGAAGTGTTACAAATTGTGGAAGAAGATCCCGAAGAAGTCAAAGAACCTCAG gGGACAGAGGAGAGAAATACGCCAGTGGAAGTGAAGATGGATAGATACGAggaattaatttctttggaaAACTGTGACGTCATACCGAACTCCGAACCGATCGAATGTCCCGTATGCTTTGTTACATACGGTCCTCGTGAAGGAGTGATTTTGAGGGATTGTTTACATATGTTCTGCAG GTCATGTATTGTTAATACGATTCGATACTGCGAAGAAGCCGAAGTGAAATGTCCTTACAGAGACTCACAATATACCTGTGAGTCTACTCTTCaagaacgtgaaattaaagCT CTCGTTGAACCAGAAATCTACCAGCAACATTTAGCCAAATCAATCGCTCAAGCGGAGAATAATGCTGGAAACAATGCGTTCCACTGTAAAACTCCTGACTGTCCTGGTTGGTGCATCTACGACGACGATGTGAACAACTTCCTGTGCCCTGTATGCGGCGCAAACAATTGTCTCACATGTCAG GCCATTCATACTGGTAAAAACTGCAAGCAGTATCAGCAAGAACTAAGATTATCAAAAGAAACGGATCAAGAATCGCGAAGAACCGCGGAGATGCTCGAGGAAATGGTAGACAGAGGTGAAGCACTCGCGTGTCCCACGTGTGCGGTTGTTCTGATGAAGAAATGGGGTTGCGATTGGTTACGCTGCTCAATGTGCAAGACCGAGATATGCTGGGTAACAAGAGGCCCGCGTTGGGGTCCAGGA GGAAAGGGGGACACGTCCGGAGGCTGTAGATGCGGAGAAAACGGAGTCAAGTGTCATCCTCGTTGCAATTACTGTCACTGA
- the LOC122574046 gene encoding uncharacterized protein LOC122574046 isoform X2: protein MVQRAACSIEANTFSNGVRISDREGRTSDVVATEASVDHKSRNVHEAGRGNARFSLFKWFKRSGNRESTVDKRRKTIDKYGDNENGRQRSVSSSAESVDTFYSTTTVRSFAFHTGTLSSYNGLSLDILEQAAEVGPFAAGASKVAVGNKENELADVACTLPTNAHSHRRDITARYSLQPSTTFNSCGNLPLPDRRLLESLRRLDDRKNHYSVNSTRRRVHVKGKRRAPNPPVTSIKATEVDARETSRNSSRRKRRAPKPPEKIVDSNSPEKKCENQITDGGMDVEKPADTEDAQTLSNDTLVLQGGVLMPKRELKRSTKEKNTKDTSASSSDIAVLQDNQTVAPGIGTLSTAMPRPWYKRSVFEHSRDSGASRRGDVLRGPTSSTIEIKEECAATNTASSTSYSVDASLSRRSFFHRGGQTEDRKKEAKRRSGLSILTNISELDKEAAAIVQEEQARARASMLLKSSKFVDAFEKRNDMNEELVQDIVTSAMESSSPRRGTRALISKFNAISNITKVTVNANFFARNARDQQPAKFERDVVRNAKAFEHANDWKDHPRFSVPSASGQTSHIEKDISRYFPPQQKTSRNRSENTEMGEKVSGAKGSSIKEQSDRLVSETSNRISFLQSQLAANRMNDQVAQKDSAMSVMEEKIRSRQEVLGEKKEKETKANNEDQRRPLFPRSSVEAKEHTTLNIFEEPKKLDRQRIDGVQKEFSDIFDEIDKQLRMKELELIDRRATRTNATATNQRSKVHEEEAGISSKVTKVLDILVEAEKDAKTKSGILPEKSIAVEDTFRPTEPNAKTKSTKTRSPLLNTIEDPITTDLKEMLKEMKHSLPKRSKPGKIVTRNTDVTEKLAPEKEVAAGPSKTTYFVSAVTKVQNIALQNDYEPDKQKVSCSVQTSGNIRRLNQPSTSAEQPSTSGWKQENVLYKTSGKNLGGSGLVKNTFQLIRPRDFAEIEATKTTRTPAFNENTYANVIEQSIYANARVTPSPKHTGSERNIVTKIDNTSEMPKTPPVIERKFITKEDTFEDDNSAEKNMNTLAINRLLRKLEAAIASGHHQQAAGLAKELARLKIHCSVIRQRSARLKDQLIKVNMYIEDKLAHQGPIPLQLPSRMTVAELKAKIHTEFEIPTNVQRWIIGKNLADRDEATLNELQAVNGSPIFLYLVAPELRPENMVRVEKDNAAEEVSNVINDDTSTSAEVLQIVEEDPEEVKEPQGTEERNTPVEVKMDRYEELISLENCDVIPNSEPIECPVCFVTYGPREGVILRDCLHMFCRSCIVNTIRYCEEAEVKCPYRDSQYTCESTLQEREIKALVEPEIYQQHLAKSIAQAENNAGNNAFHCKTPDCPGWCIYDDDVNNFLCPVCGANNCLTCQAIHTGKNCKQYQQELRLSKETDQESRRTAEMLEEMVDRGEALACPTCAVVLMKKWGCDWLRCSMCKTEICWVTRGPRWGPGGKGDTSGGCRCGENGVKCHPRCNYCH, encoded by the exons ATGGTACAGCGAGCCGCATGCAGCATCGAGGCGAACACATTCTCTAATGGCGTACGGATCAGCGACCGGGAAGGAAGAACGTCGGACGTCGTCGCGACGGAAGCGTCCGTAGACCACAAGTCGCGTAACGTTCACGAGGCAGGACGTGGGAACGCGAGATTCTCCTTGTTCAAGTGGTTCAAACGGTCCGGTAATCGCGAATCAACGGTGGACAAAAGGCGAAAAACCATCGATAAATACGGAGATAATGAAAACGGCCGGCAACGAAGCGTATCGTCGAGCGCGGAAAGCGTAGACACATTTTATAGTACCACCACGGTTCGTAGTTTTGCCTTTCACACTGGCACCTTGAGCAGTTACAATGGATTATCGTTAGACATACTAGAGCAAGCGGCCGAAGTTGGCCCCTTCGCGGCTGGAGCTTCGAAGGTTGCAGTTGGCAACAAAGAGAACGAGTTAGCGGATGTTGCCTGCACGCTACCTACGAACGCTCATTCTCATAGAAGAGACATAACCGCGAGATACTCGCTACAGCCGTCGACTACCTTCAATTCCTGCGGAAATTTGCCGCTTCCCGATCGACGATTGTTGGAATCGTTGAGAAGGCTAGACGATCGAAAGAATCATTACAGCGTAAACTCCACCCGTAGAAGGGTACACGTGAAGGGGAAACGACGCGCACCGAATCCTCCAGTGACTTCGATCAAAGCAACAGAGGTAGATGCACGCGAAACATCGAGGAACAGCAGCAGGCGAAAGCGACGCGCGCCGAAACCACCGGAGAAGATCGTCGATAGTAATTCGCCTGAGAAAAAGTGCGAGAATCAGATTACCGATGGCGGAATGGACGTAGAAAAACCAGCAGACACCGAAGACGCGCAAACTCTGAGCAACGACACGCTAGTCCTTCAAGGAGGCGTTCTAATGCCGAAAAGGGAATTGAAACGAAGTACGAAGGAGAAGAACACGAAGGACACGAGTGCCAGTTCGTCGGACATCGCTGTTCTTCAAGACAACCAGACTGTGGCGCCCGGTATTGGGACTCTGAGCACCGCCATGCCACGACCTTGGTATAAACGGAGCGTCTTCGAACATTCTCGGGATTCCGGAGCGTCCAGGAGGGGCGATGTCCTCCGGGGGCCAACAAGCTCGacgatcgaaataaaagaagaatgtgCTGCCACGAACACGGCTTCTTCCACGAGCTACTCCGTGGACGCGTCTTTGTCTAGGCGGAGCTTCTTCCATCGTGGCGGACAAACGGAGGATAGGAAGAAGGAAGCAAAACGAAGATCCGGCCTGTCGATTTTAACGAACATCAGCGAACTTGACAAAGAAGCCGCAGCGATCGTACAAGAGGAACAAGCACGAGCGAGAGCCTCTATGCTATTGAAATCTTCGAAATTCGTAGATGCTTTCGAGAAAAGGAACGATATGAACGAGGAGCTCGTTCAAGACATCGTCACGTCGGCAATGGAAAGTTCGTCGCCCAGACGTGGCACGCGAGCTCTGATTTCCAAGTTCAACGCCATCAGTAACATAACCAAGGTCACGGTGAATGCCAATTTCTTCGCAAGGAACGCCAGGGACCAGCAGCCGGCAAAGTTCGAACGAGACGTAGTGAGAAATGCGAAGGCCTTCGAGCATGCCAACGATTGGAAGGATCATCCGAGATTTTCGGTTCCGTCTGCAAGCGGACAGACTAGTCACATCGAAAAAGATATATCTAGATACTTTCCACCACAACAGAAGACATCTAGAAATCGGTCAGAGAATACGGAAATGGGTGAGAAAGTTTCGGGAGCAAAGGGTAGTTCGATCAAGGAGCAGAGCGATCGACTGGTCAGTGAAACTTCCAACAGAATATCGTTCTTGCAGAGTCAACTGGCTGCAAATAGAATGAACGATCAGGTCGCTCAGAAGGATAGCGCGATGTCcgtaatggaagaaaaaattagaTCCAGACAGGAAGTCCTCGgtgaaaagaaggaaaaggaaacaaaagcGAATAACGAGGACCAACGAAGACCCTTGTTTCCTCGTAGCTCCGTGGAAGCTAAGGAACACACAACTTTAAACATCTTTGAGGAACCAAAGAAGCTGGACAGACAACGTATCGATGGCGTTCAAAAAGAATTCTCGGATATATTCGACGAGATCGACAAGCAATTGCGTATGAAAGAGTTGGAGCTTATTGATCGTAGGGCGACCCGCACAAACGCGACAGCCACTAATCAGAGAAGCAAAGTTCACGAGGAAGAAGCCGGAATATCAAGTAAGGTAACTAAAGTGCTCGATATCCTGGTCGAGGCGGAGAAAGACGCCAAGACAAAGAGCGGCATACTGCCAGAAAAATCGATAGCCGTCGAGGATACCTTTCGTCCGACCGAACCGAACGCGAAAACGAAATCGACTAAGACCAGGTCACCGTTATTGAACACCATCGAGGATCCAATTACAACGGATTTAAAGGAGATGTTGAAGGAAATGAAACACTCGTTACCAAAGCGTTCGAAGCCGGGCAAGATTGTGACACGTAACACCGACGTGACTGAGAAACTGGCTCCGGAAAAAGAGGTAGCGGCTGGCCCTAGCAAGACTACGTATTTCGTTTCCGCTGTAACGAAGGTCCAGAATATAGCGCTGCAAAATGATTACGAGCCCGACAAACAGAAGGTATCGTGTTCCGTACAAACTAGTGGAAATATACGAAGATTGAATCAGCCTTCTACATCCGCGGAACAACCGTCCACCTCGGGTTGGAAACAAGAAAACGTCCTATACAAAACATCCGGGAAGAATTTAGGTGGTTCAGGATTGGTGAAAAATACGTTCCAGCTCATACGACCACGAGATTTTGCTGAAATCGAAGCAACAAAAACGACGAGAACACCCGCGTTCAACGAAAACACTTACGCCAATGTGATCGAACAATCGATCTACGCGAATGCACGTGTTACTCCCTCGCCCAAACATACCGGTTCCGAGCGAAATATCGTTACGAAAATTGATAATACCAGTGAAATGCCGAAAACACCGCCCGTAATTGAACGAAAATTCATTACGAAGGAAGATACGTTCGAAG ATGACAATTCAGCGGAAAAGAATATGAACACGCTGGCCATAAACCGATTACTCAGAAAGCTAGAAGCGGCTATTGCATCTGGCCATCACCAACAAGCGGCTGGTTTAGCAAAGGAACTAGCACGGCTTAAGATCCATTGTTCCGTGATTCGGCAACGATCAGCCCGTCTCAAAGATCAGTTGATTAAAGTCAATATGTACATTGAGGACAAGCTTGCCCACCAGGGACCGATACCACTTCAG CTACCCAGCAGAATGACGGTGGCCGAGTTGAAAGCAAAGATACACACGGAATTCGAGATACCAACGAACGTGCAACGATGGATCATTGGTAAAAATTTAGCGGATCGCGATGAGGCGACTCTAAACGAATTACAGGCTGTAAATGGCTCTCCGATATTTTTGTACCTCGTGGCTCCAg AATTAAGACCTGAAAATATGGTACGAGTGGAGAAAGATAATGCTGCAGAGGAAGTATCAAATGTGATAAACGATGATACAAGCACGTCTGCGGAAGTGTTACAAATTGTGGAAGAAGATCCCGAAGAAGTCAAAGAACCTCAG gGGACAGAGGAGAGAAATACGCCAGTGGAAGTGAAGATGGATAGATACGAggaattaatttctttggaaAACTGTGACGTCATACCGAACTCCGAACCGATCGAATGTCCCGTATGCTTTGTTACATACGGTCCTCGTGAAGGAGTGATTTTGAGGGATTGTTTACATATGTTCTGCAG GTCATGTATTGTTAATACGATTCGATACTGCGAAGAAGCCGAAGTGAAATGTCCTTACAGAGACTCACAATATACCTGTGAGTCTACTCTTCaagaacgtgaaattaaagCT CTCGTTGAACCAGAAATCTACCAGCAACATTTAGCCAAATCAATCGCTCAAGCGGAGAATAATGCTGGAAACAATGCGTTCCACTGTAAAACTCCTGACTGTCCTGGTTGGTGCATCTACGACGACGATGTGAACAACTTCCTGTGCCCTGTATGCGGCGCAAACAATTGTCTCACATGTCAG GCCATTCATACTGGTAAAAACTGCAAGCAGTATCAGCAAGAACTAAGATTATCAAAAGAAACGGATCAAGAATCGCGAAGAACCGCGGAGATGCTCGAGGAAATGGTAGACAGAGGTGAAGCACTCGCGTGTCCCACGTGTGCGGTTGTTCTGATGAAGAAATGGGGTTGCGATTGGTTACGCTGCTCAATGTGCAAGACCGAGATATGCTGGGTAACAAGAGGCCCGCGTTGGGGTCCAGGA GGAAAGGGGGACACGTCCGGAGGCTGTAGATGCGGAGAAAACGGAGTCAAGTGTCATCCTCGTTGCAATTACTGTCACTGA
- the LOC122574051 gene encoding 39S ribosomal protein L10, mitochondrial isoform X2, producing the protein MLPNLALQLTPNQLLYQQKRYRGKINIKKPKIYFKKRVLNTLLTPFFVNPNKDKTLEQFCIDSQKVEVEKQLGPYDQIIAREVRNWFDNSKMIGCLHVNSMKQLDIFDVRVALFRENMHYKYYGPRIINYVIKNSRYEALAPLVSKYTSFVFSPEINMIALEKIIKKSKKMFIIGGVLEGQVLSYDDFLRYGEMDIITAQLGLVQTLQNAGGLNLNRQLTHHQTTLVTRLEQIGTNETTSNDKK; encoded by the exons ATGTTGCCAAACTTGG CACTTCAGTTAACTCCGAATCAATTACTGTACCAACAAAAGCGTTACAGGGGAAagataaacattaaaaaaccgaaaatatattttaagaaaagagTATTGAACACTCTTTTAACGCCGTTCTTTGTCAATCCCAACAAAGATAAAACTCTGGAACAATTTTGTATTGACTCACAAAAGGTAGAAGTCGAGAAACAGTTGGGCCCTTACGATCAAATAATAGCGAGGGAAGTTCGTAATTGGTTTGACAATTCTAAAATGATTGGTTGCTTGCACGTAAACAGTATGAAGCAGCTGGATATATTCGACGTTCGAGTTGCACTTTTCAGGGAAAATATGCACTACAAGTATTATGGGCCTCGTATTATAAACTATGTCATTAAGAATTCACGTTACGAGGCTCTTGCCCCGTTAGTTAGCAAGTACACTTCGTTTGTGTTCAGTCCTGAAATAAACATGATTGCTTTAGAAAAGATTATCAAGAAAAGCAAGAAAATGTTCATAATAG GGGGAGTATTGGAAGGACAAGTCTTGAGCTACGATGATTTTCTGAGATACGGAGAAATGGATATTATAACGGCGCAGCTAGGTTTGGTTCAAACATTACAGAATGCAGGAGGCCTTAACCTGAATCGACAACTCACACATCATCAGACGACACTTGTAACACGACTGGAACAGATCGGTACAAATGAGACAACCTCCAACGATAAGAAGTGA
- the LOC122574051 gene encoding 39S ribosomal protein L10, mitochondrial isoform X1: MAHFMKKALQLTPNQLLYQQKRYRGKINIKKPKIYFKKRVLNTLLTPFFVNPNKDKTLEQFCIDSQKVEVEKQLGPYDQIIAREVRNWFDNSKMIGCLHVNSMKQLDIFDVRVALFRENMHYKYYGPRIINYVIKNSRYEALAPLVSKYTSFVFSPEINMIALEKIIKKSKKMFIIGGVLEGQVLSYDDFLRYGEMDIITAQLGLVQTLQNAGGLNLNRQLTHHQTTLVTRLEQIGTNETTSNDKK, from the exons ATGGCTCATTTCATGAAGAAAG CACTTCAGTTAACTCCGAATCAATTACTGTACCAACAAAAGCGTTACAGGGGAAagataaacattaaaaaaccgaaaatatattttaagaaaagagTATTGAACACTCTTTTAACGCCGTTCTTTGTCAATCCCAACAAAGATAAAACTCTGGAACAATTTTGTATTGACTCACAAAAGGTAGAAGTCGAGAAACAGTTGGGCCCTTACGATCAAATAATAGCGAGGGAAGTTCGTAATTGGTTTGACAATTCTAAAATGATTGGTTGCTTGCACGTAAACAGTATGAAGCAGCTGGATATATTCGACGTTCGAGTTGCACTTTTCAGGGAAAATATGCACTACAAGTATTATGGGCCTCGTATTATAAACTATGTCATTAAGAATTCACGTTACGAGGCTCTTGCCCCGTTAGTTAGCAAGTACACTTCGTTTGTGTTCAGTCCTGAAATAAACATGATTGCTTTAGAAAAGATTATCAAGAAAAGCAAGAAAATGTTCATAATAG GGGGAGTATTGGAAGGACAAGTCTTGAGCTACGATGATTTTCTGAGATACGGAGAAATGGATATTATAACGGCGCAGCTAGGTTTGGTTCAAACATTACAGAATGCAGGAGGCCTTAACCTGAATCGACAACTCACACATCATCAGACGACACTTGTAACACGACTGGAACAGATCGGTACAAATGAGACAACCTCCAACGATAAGAAGTGA